A genome region from Sporichthyaceae bacterium includes the following:
- a CDS encoding carbohydrate kinase family protein: MNIAVTGSIATDHLMSFDGRFADSLVPEALAKISVSFLVEDLEVRRGGVGANIAFGMGYLGLRPILIGAAGEDFEPYRAWLDRHGVDTGSVLISELKHTARFVCTTDRDQAQIASFYAGAMSEAREIELAPVAERVGGLDLVLIGANDPAAMARHTVECRERGIPFAADPSQQVAWLSGEDIANLVDGAAYLFTNEYEAAVVEKKTGWSTDDIAARVDVRVTTLGAEGARIEARGAEPVHIPVATVERVVEPTGVGDAFRAGFLAGRSWGLELQRSAQVGSVLAAHVVETLGTQEYRLARDTFVKRLSDAYGAAAAAEVEPHLAALRA; the protein is encoded by the coding sequence GTGAACATCGCCGTCACCGGCTCGATCGCCACCGATCACCTGATGAGCTTCGACGGCCGGTTCGCGGACTCCCTGGTGCCCGAGGCACTGGCCAAGATCTCCGTCTCGTTCCTGGTGGAAGACCTCGAGGTGCGCCGCGGGGGCGTCGGCGCGAACATCGCGTTCGGCATGGGGTACCTGGGTCTGCGCCCGATCCTGATCGGCGCCGCCGGCGAGGACTTCGAGCCCTATCGGGCCTGGTTGGACAGGCACGGCGTGGACACCGGTTCGGTGCTCATCTCCGAGCTCAAGCACACCGCCCGCTTCGTCTGCACCACCGACCGCGACCAGGCTCAGATCGCCTCGTTCTACGCGGGTGCGATGAGCGAGGCGCGGGAGATCGAACTCGCGCCGGTGGCTGAGCGGGTCGGGGGACTGGACCTGGTGCTGATCGGGGCCAACGACCCGGCGGCCATGGCCCGGCACACCGTCGAGTGCCGGGAGCGCGGCATCCCGTTCGCCGCGGACCCCAGCCAGCAGGTGGCCTGGCTCTCCGGGGAGGACATTGCGAACCTCGTCGACGGCGCGGCCTACCTGTTCACCAACGAGTACGAGGCCGCGGTGGTGGAGAAAAAGACCGGCTGGTCGACCGACGACATCGCGGCCCGGGTGGACGTCCGGGTCACCACGCTGGGTGCCGAGGGCGCGCGGATCGAGGCCCGGGGTGCGGAGCCGGTGCACATCCCGGTGGCCACGGTGGAGCGGGTGGTCGAACCGACCGGCGTCGGCGACGCCTTTCGCGCCGGCTTCCTGGCCGGCCGCTCCTGGGGTTTAGAGCTCCAGCGCAGCGCGCAGGTGGGCTCGGTGCTCGCCGCCCACGTGGTGGAGACCCTGGGCACCCAGGAATACCGACTGGCCCGCGACACCTTCGTCAAGCGGCTGAGCGATGCCTACGGCGCGGCCGCGGCGGCCGAGGTGGAACCACACCTGGCCGCGCTGCGCGCCTGA
- the aat gene encoding leucyl/phenylalanyl-tRNA--protein transferase, with product MPVDPGPSVWVFPPVSAAAADSGLVGVGADLAPATLLDAYRHGIFPMPVAKRGPIGWWSPDPRGILPTTTARVARSLARTRRRFEIRVNTAFAEVVDACADPGRPHGWINPAMRRAYRQLHDLGWAHSVEAFAVDDGQLAGGVFGIAIGGLFAGESMFHRRTDASKAALLGLCDLLNASDGPPEQRLLDVQWTTPHLVSLGAVDVPREAYLDRLASALSLSVPEVFTYR from the coding sequence GTGCCGGTCGATCCGGGTCCCTCCGTCTGGGTGTTCCCGCCGGTCAGCGCAGCGGCGGCGGACAGCGGCCTGGTCGGCGTCGGCGCAGACCTGGCGCCGGCCACCCTGCTGGACGCCTACCGGCACGGCATTTTCCCGATGCCGGTGGCCAAACGCGGCCCCATCGGCTGGTGGTCGCCGGACCCACGCGGCATCCTGCCCACCACCACCGCGCGGGTGGCCCGGTCGCTGGCCCGCACCCGGCGACGCTTCGAGATTCGGGTGAACACCGCCTTCGCGGAGGTGGTGGACGCCTGCGCGGACCCGGGTCGTCCGCACGGCTGGATCAATCCGGCCATGCGCCGCGCCTACCGGCAGCTGCACGATTTGGGCTGGGCGCACAGCGTGGAGGCGTTCGCGGTCGACGACGGCCAACTGGCCGGCGGCGTGTTCGGCATCGCGATCGGCGGGCTGTTCGCCGGCGAGTCGATGTTCCACCGCCGCACGGACGCCTCCAAAGCGGCGCTGCTCGGGCTCTGCGACCTGCTGAACGCGTCCGACGGCCCACCCGAGCAGCGCCTGTTGGACGTGCAGTGGACCACGCCGCACCTGGTCTCGCTGGGCGCGGTGGATGTCCCGCGGGAGGCCTATCTCGATCGGCTGGCAAGCGCTTTGTCACTGTCCGTGCCCGAAGTGTTCACCTACCGCTGA
- a CDS encoding sulfurtransferase TusA family protein has protein sequence MTAPDEPALTLDAIGLLCPAPIIMLAKNIGRVEVGSVVRVLADDPAAALDIPAWCEMRAQDYLGPDPGCPDRAYLVRRQH, from the coding sequence GTGACCGCCCCGGACGAACCGGCGCTGACCCTCGATGCCATCGGCCTGCTGTGCCCGGCGCCGATCATCATGCTGGCGAAGAACATCGGGCGCGTGGAGGTGGGCTCGGTGGTCCGGGTACTGGCCGACGATCCCGCGGCGGCATTGGACATCCCGGCGTGGTGTGAGATGCGGGCGCAGGACTACCTCGGGCCGGACCCCGGCTGCCCCGACCGTGCCTACCTGGTCCGGCGACAACACTGA
- a CDS encoding DUF2079 domain-containing protein yields the protein MTTELGRPRAAGPLVPAARTSRDPAPARHRGDTAWVWVMAVGFFALYTVVSVRQHVRLHSTGYDLGIFEQAVRSWAHGHLPHSEIKGADFPLLGDHFSPVLAVLAPVYRVFPTPLTLLVAQAALLAVAVVPLACWAQRALGRTTALVVGLGYGLSWGIAQAIGFDFHEIAFAVPLISFSVCALGQGRPRAAVAWALPLLLVKEDLGLTIVALGVLIWFTGRRRLGLVAALVGLAGTALEVLVLLPHFNPDHKFSYWHSLNDGQTNKHSPGHLISRLSVGLISPEPKAVLIVLLLAPTAFLALRSPLLALAVPTLGWRLFSDYWQYWSGHFHYNAVLMPILFAAFIDALGRAGPGRRREALAVSALVTVLFVPGNALWSPFQPSTWHHDPRIGDARAELARVPDDVTVSASNSLAPQLTNRDSVSIFGWSAARPNPEWIVVDTGEPVNWPFDNLDQQNDLLKAAAQAGYQKVDQRGDFLVLHRSPPDARQFPPPPDDTKS from the coding sequence ATGACCACGGAACTGGGACGGCCGCGGGCGGCCGGGCCGTTGGTCCCGGCTGCCCGCACGTCCCGGGACCCGGCCCCGGCCCGCCATCGGGGCGACACCGCCTGGGTCTGGGTAATGGCCGTCGGGTTCTTCGCGCTCTACACCGTGGTTTCGGTGCGCCAGCACGTCCGGCTGCACTCCACCGGCTACGACCTGGGCATCTTCGAGCAGGCGGTGCGGTCCTGGGCGCACGGACACCTGCCGCACTCGGAGATCAAGGGCGCCGACTTCCCGCTGCTCGGCGATCACTTCTCCCCGGTCCTGGCGGTGCTCGCCCCGGTCTACCGGGTGTTCCCGACCCCGCTCACCCTGCTGGTCGCGCAGGCTGCGTTGCTCGCGGTGGCCGTGGTGCCGCTGGCCTGCTGGGCGCAACGGGCGTTGGGTCGGACCACGGCACTGGTCGTCGGCCTGGGGTACGGGCTGTCCTGGGGGATTGCCCAGGCGATCGGGTTCGACTTCCACGAGATTGCCTTCGCGGTGCCGCTGATCTCGTTCAGTGTGTGCGCGCTCGGCCAGGGTCGGCCCCGGGCCGCCGTGGCGTGGGCACTACCGCTGCTGTTGGTCAAGGAGGACCTCGGGCTGACCATCGTCGCGCTCGGGGTGCTGATCTGGTTCACCGGCCGGCGCCGGCTGGGCCTGGTCGCCGCGCTGGTGGGGCTGGCGGGCACCGCGCTGGAGGTGCTGGTGCTGTTGCCGCACTTCAACCCCGATCACAAGTTCTCCTACTGGCACAGCCTGAACGACGGGCAGACCAACAAGCACAGCCCCGGCCACCTGATCTCCCGGCTCAGCGTCGGGCTGATCAGCCCCGAGCCCAAGGCAGTGCTGATCGTGCTACTGCTCGCGCCCACCGCGTTCCTCGCGCTGCGCTCACCGCTGCTGGCGCTCGCCGTGCCTACGCTGGGCTGGCGGCTGTTCTCGGACTATTGGCAGTACTGGAGCGGGCACTTCCACTACAACGCGGTGCTGATGCCGATCCTGTTCGCGGCGTTCATCGATGCGTTGGGCCGGGCCGGGCCGGGCCGACGACGCGAGGCGCTCGCGGTCAGTGCCCTGGTCACAGTGCTGTTCGTGCCCGGCAATGCGCTGTGGTCGCCGTTCCAGCCGAGCACGTGGCATCACGACCCGCGCATCGGTGATGCCCGCGCGGAGTTGGCCCGCGTCCCGGACGACGTGACGGTGTCCGCGTCCAACTCGCTGGCCCCGCAGCTGACGAACCGGGACTCGGTGTCGATCTTCGGCTGGTCCGCGGCGCGTCCCAATCCGGAGTGGATCGTGGTGGACACCGGCGAGCCGGTGAACTGGCCGTTCGACAACCTGGATCAGCAGAACGATCTGCTGAAGGCGGCCGCGCAGGCCGGCTATCAGAAGGTCGACCAGCGTGGCGATTTCCTCGTGCTGCACCGGTCGCCGCCGGACGCCCGACAGTTCCCGCCGCCGCCGGACGACACGAAGTCCTAG